A single Paenibacillus kribbensis DNA region contains:
- the spoVM gene encoding stage V sporulation protein SpoVM: MKFYTIKLPKFLGGFVKAILNTFQKN; the protein is encoded by the coding sequence ATGAAGTTTTATACGATCAAGTTGCCAAAATTTCTGGGTGGGTTCGTTAAAGCCATTTTGAATACATTCCAGAAAAACTGA
- the recG gene encoding ATP-dependent DNA helicase RecG yields the protein MLQLDQIPLKQIHGVSALKEGELHAFGIFNVQDMLEYYPFRYEDYRLRSLSEVKDGDKITVQAKIMGIPVLQRYGRKSRLTCKLMAEDWMFTATWFNRHFLKDQLTSGREIVVTGKWDLKRMQMTVSDSEFPDKGVARSGTLQPVYSIGGKITQSWMRKTMNQTLQQFGEMIPEILPELLVRKYSMMPRKKAITGIHQPEDNREGQEARRRMVYEELFLFQLKMQAFRALNRGRADGVVHTVDNATVREFVRSLPFELTDAQKKVELEILHDLRSPYCMNRLLQGDVGSGKTVVAAIGLFATVRSGFQGALMVPTEILAEQHMRSLQKLFEPFGISVGLLTGSTTGKKRKELLASLQMGLLDIVVGTHALIQEDVYFRQLGLVVTDEQHRFGVNQRSILRRKGYNPDVLTMTATPIPRTLAITAFGDMDVSTISERPKGRIPISTYWVKHDLMDRVLGFISREVDQGRQAYLICPLIEESEKLDVQNAIDLHIQMQQAFPNYHVGLLHGRMTPAEKEEVMRSFYANEVQLLISTTVVEVGVDVPNATLMIIMDADRFGLSQLHQLRGRVGRGSHASYCILVADPKSEVGQERMKVMTDTDDGFEVARRDLDLRGPGDFFGTKQSGLPEFRLADMVADFEVLEKAREDATDLIKDSSFWTSPQYEVLRGYLQKEQIFQGDLID from the coding sequence ATGTTGCAACTGGATCAAATACCATTGAAACAAATACACGGCGTGAGTGCTCTCAAAGAAGGAGAGCTTCACGCTTTTGGCATTTTTAACGTGCAGGACATGCTGGAATATTATCCGTTTCGGTATGAAGATTATCGCCTGCGTTCGCTAAGCGAAGTGAAAGACGGAGATAAGATTACGGTACAGGCCAAAATTATGGGTATTCCGGTGCTTCAACGATACGGCCGCAAATCAAGGTTGACTTGTAAATTGATGGCCGAGGATTGGATGTTTACTGCGACGTGGTTTAATCGGCATTTTTTGAAGGATCAGCTAACATCAGGTCGTGAAATTGTGGTGACTGGTAAATGGGACCTTAAGCGGATGCAAATGACCGTTTCGGATTCCGAGTTTCCCGATAAAGGAGTGGCCCGTTCAGGGACACTTCAGCCTGTGTACTCTATAGGCGGCAAGATTACGCAAAGCTGGATGCGAAAAACCATGAATCAGACGCTTCAGCAGTTCGGTGAAATGATTCCTGAAATTTTGCCAGAGCTGCTTGTACGTAAATATAGCATGATGCCTCGTAAAAAGGCCATTACGGGTATACACCAGCCTGAGGACAACCGCGAAGGGCAAGAGGCTCGCCGCCGCATGGTGTATGAGGAGCTTTTTTTATTCCAGCTGAAAATGCAGGCATTCCGGGCGTTAAACCGTGGTCGAGCAGACGGGGTTGTGCATACGGTGGACAATGCTACAGTTCGTGAATTCGTGAGGTCCTTGCCTTTTGAATTAACGGATGCACAGAAGAAGGTCGAGCTGGAAATACTGCATGATCTGCGCTCGCCCTATTGTATGAACCGTCTGCTTCAAGGAGATGTCGGGTCGGGGAAAACGGTTGTTGCCGCTATTGGTTTATTTGCTACCGTGCGTTCCGGTTTTCAGGGGGCACTGATGGTGCCAACCGAAATTTTGGCCGAGCAGCATATGAGGTCGCTTCAGAAGCTGTTTGAGCCCTTTGGAATCAGTGTGGGGCTGCTGACAGGAAGTACGACCGGAAAGAAACGTAAGGAGCTGCTTGCTTCCCTGCAGATGGGGCTGCTGGACATTGTGGTAGGCACCCATGCCCTCATTCAGGAGGATGTATATTTCCGCCAGCTCGGGCTTGTCGTGACGGATGAGCAGCACCGATTCGGCGTGAACCAGCGCAGCATATTGCGTCGCAAGGGATACAATCCCGATGTGCTGACCATGACGGCAACACCGATCCCGCGTACGTTGGCGATTACTGCTTTTGGTGATATGGATGTTTCTACAATATCAGAGCGGCCCAAGGGACGTATTCCAATTTCGACGTACTGGGTAAAGCATGATCTGATGGATCGGGTGCTTGGCTTTATTTCCCGTGAGGTGGATCAGGGGCGGCAGGCTTATCTGATTTGTCCGTTAATTGAAGAGTCGGAGAAGCTGGACGTACAGAATGCCATTGATTTGCATATTCAAATGCAGCAGGCTTTTCCGAATTACCATGTCGGGTTGCTGCATGGACGAATGACTCCTGCGGAAAAAGAAGAGGTTATGCGTTCTTTTTATGCGAATGAGGTTCAGCTGCTCATTTCAACGACGGTTGTGGAGGTAGGAGTAGACGTGCCGAATGCGACGCTCATGATCATTATGGATGCGGATCGCTTCGGACTGTCCCAGCTTCATCAGCTGCGTGGGCGCGTCGGACGGGGCTCCCATGCCTCGTACTGTATACTGGTTGCTGATCCCAAGTCGGAGGTTGGTCAGGAGCGGATGAAGGTTATGACCGATACGGACGATGGCTTTGAGGTCGCCAGACGCGATCTGGACCTGAGAGGACCGGGTGACTTTTTTGGCACCAAGCAGAGCGGGCTGCCCGAATTCCGCTTAGCAGATATGGTAGCGGATTTTGAGGTGCTGGAAAAGGCTCGTGAGGATGCAACGGATCTGATCAAGGATTCGTCCTTCTGGACATCTCCACAGTATGAAGTACTGCGCGGCTATTTGCAAAAAGAGCAGATTTTCCAAGGAGATCTCATTGACTGA
- a CDS encoding stage VI sporulation protein F, translating to MSYQQYGISPQLVERIKLKMKNRVLKERVKQQIEGVTKADLQNKAKVRQLVKSTSAILNERLTPAQEEQLTAFVLAQKIDPSNTFHLIKLWGMFR from the coding sequence TTGAGCTATCAGCAATATGGAATCAGCCCGCAACTGGTGGAGAGAATTAAGTTGAAAATGAAAAACCGTGTGCTCAAGGAACGGGTTAAGCAGCAGATCGAAGGTGTGACCAAAGCAGATCTGCAAAACAAGGCTAAAGTACGTCAACTTGTAAAGTCCACTTCTGCAATTTTGAACGAGCGGCTGACGCCTGCACAGGAGGAGCAATTGACAGCCTTTGTGCTGGCACAAAAAATTGACCCGTCTAACACGTTCCATCTGATCAAGCTGTGGGGAATGTTCCGTTGA
- the rpmB gene encoding 50S ribosomal protein L28, with amino-acid sequence MSRKCSVTGKKPSSGNHVSHANNRNRRTWGVNVQKVRILVNGKPKRVYVSTRALKAGKVTRV; translated from the coding sequence ATGTCTCGTAAATGTTCTGTAACAGGCAAAAAGCCTAGCAGCGGTAACCACGTATCTCACGCTAACAACCGTAATCGCCGTACTTGGGGCGTCAACGTACAAAAAGTTCGCATTCTCGTTAACGGTAAACCGAAACGCGTTTATGTCAGCACTCGTGCATTGAAAGCCGGTAAAGTGACTCGCGTGTAG
- a CDS encoding DegV family protein, giving the protein MSSTLIVTDSTADIPQELADRLGIVVVPLTVMFGSTAYLDGIEMSAAQFYSELVRADELPTTSQPSPARFLETYTTLLEQHPESQIVSIHLSSGVSGTYQSALLGKSMLEKHEDRVTVVDSKSASYGYGMLVVYAAELAAAGQSPADIVQAVERRGERRCLYFLVDTLEYLQKGGRIGKAAAMVGTLLNIKPILSIDKEGIIYSVDKARGHKKATARIIELLERDLKGQKINIAVGHTADRSVAEAFVAQLAEHFELGDRIYTELGAVIGAHVGPGTIGIFAWPARDER; this is encoded by the coding sequence ATGAGCAGTACCCTCATTGTGACGGATAGCACGGCTGATATTCCACAGGAACTGGCAGACCGTCTCGGTATAGTCGTTGTACCGCTGACGGTCATGTTCGGCAGCACAGCTTATCTGGATGGGATTGAAATGTCAGCGGCGCAGTTTTACAGCGAACTGGTGCGGGCAGATGAGTTGCCTACGACGTCACAGCCTTCACCAGCCCGTTTTTTGGAGACTTATACGACGTTGCTGGAGCAGCATCCTGAGAGCCAGATTGTTTCTATCCATTTGTCCTCCGGCGTGAGCGGAACGTATCAGTCCGCTCTGCTGGGCAAATCCATGCTGGAGAAGCATGAAGATAGAGTGACCGTGGTAGATTCCAAATCAGCTTCATACGGATACGGTATGCTTGTGGTCTATGCCGCAGAGCTGGCTGCTGCCGGGCAATCTCCGGCTGATATTGTTCAGGCTGTGGAACGTCGTGGGGAGCGCCGTTGTTTGTATTTCCTGGTGGATACACTGGAATACTTGCAAAAAGGCGGACGTATTGGCAAGGCAGCGGCTATGGTTGGTACGTTGCTTAACATTAAGCCGATTCTTTCGATTGACAAAGAAGGCATTATTTATTCGGTTGATAAGGCGAGAGGACATAAAAAAGCGACAGCACGAATCATCGAACTGCTGGAGCGGGATTTAAAAGGCCAAAAAATTAATATTGCTGTGGGTCATACGGCAGATCGCTCGGTGGCAGAAGCGTTCGTGGCTCAGCTGGCAGAGCATTTTGAGCTGGGAGATCGAATATATACTGAACTTGGCGCTGTGATTGGAGCCCATGTAGGGCCAGGAACGATTGGCATTTTTGCATGGCCGGCCAGAGATGAGAGGTAA
- the rpe gene encoding ribulose-phosphate 3-epimerase — protein sequence MLKIAPSILSADFARLGSEVAEAEAMGADWIHVDVMDGHFVSNITLGPPIVQAIRPHTTLPLDVHLMIEHPERYIADFVKAGANIVTVHVEACVHLHGVIHMIKQQGVLAGVALNPGTSPYAIKEVLPNVDMVLVMTVNPGFGGQSFIPETVDKIRQIRAWLNEIGRPDVHIEVDGGIAEETAPVVFEAGADVLVAGSAVFGREDRGAAIAAIRDSAARLTK from the coding sequence ATGTTAAAAATAGCACCATCGATTTTATCCGCTGATTTTGCCCGTTTGGGCAGTGAAGTTGCGGAAGCCGAGGCCATGGGAGCAGACTGGATTCATGTGGATGTAATGGATGGGCATTTTGTATCCAATATTACACTGGGTCCACCTATCGTTCAGGCAATTCGTCCTCATACGACTCTTCCTCTGGACGTTCACCTGATGATTGAGCATCCTGAACGTTACATTGCTGATTTTGTAAAGGCTGGGGCCAATATTGTCACTGTTCACGTTGAAGCCTGTGTTCATTTGCATGGAGTTATTCATATGATTAAACAGCAAGGTGTGCTGGCAGGAGTGGCCCTCAATCCAGGTACTTCCCCATATGCGATCAAGGAAGTACTGCCTAATGTGGATATGGTTCTAGTCATGACGGTCAATCCTGGTTTTGGGGGGCAATCCTTCATTCCAGAGACGGTGGATAAAATCAGACAGATCCGTGCTTGGCTGAACGAAATAGGGCGTCCGGACGTACATATCGAGGTAGACGGAGGTATTGCGGAGGAGACGGCACCCGTCGTATTTGAAGCAGGTGCTGATGTTCTGGTGGCAGGCAGCGCGGTTTTCGGTAGAGAAGACCGCGGCGCAGCTATTGCGGCTATTCGGGACAGCGCGGCCCGTTTAACCAAGTGA
- a CDS encoding DAK2 domain-containing protein — MSNRSLNGTDFTAMVLAGAEQLQQHAEHVNSLNVFPVPDGDTGTNMNLTMSAGVTEIKRGNSSSIGVMSGILSKGLLMGARGNSGVILSQLFRGFSRYAAPYEELNTLQFASALQSGVDAAYKAVVKPVEGTILTVAKEAAKHAVFFSRRTNDITELMEEVLAKAKETLAVTQDMLPVLKQVGVVDSGGQGLVYIYEGFMQYLASGLVTATAAKGDKVRPVFPPQVAGRPTAVAPSPDAPISAQAKLETEDIEFLYDMEFFINRQLGGAQGTAFDEEVFRKALSVDGDSIIVISDDDVIKVHVHSKAPGEVLNLALRYGEITQIRILNMREQHRDLLSAGMDGAPEPEWFAEIPAEPVREEEPSVPPAHELAPFGFIAVASGEGIADIFRSLGVDVVLTGGQTMNPSTEDFVNAARSIAAQHIFILPNNSNIILAAEQARELLEMERLVSVIPSKTIPQGIAAAFAFQEEESFETNQDNMREAVSRVKSGQVTYAVRDTTLDDLHIRAGHYIGIQDSKIVATEEELVATSRLLLTKMLVNGDEIVTILTGSDAKQEDTDQLVAWLGEHYSDAEVEVHEGGQPIYPYLFSVES; from the coding sequence TTGAGTAATCGTTCTTTGAATGGAACAGATTTTACCGCAATGGTTTTAGCCGGGGCGGAACAATTACAGCAGCATGCGGAACACGTCAATTCACTAAATGTATTTCCGGTACCGGACGGTGACACGGGTACCAATATGAATTTGACGATGAGCGCGGGCGTAACAGAAATAAAGAGGGGGAATTCTTCCTCTATCGGTGTCATGTCCGGCATACTATCCAAAGGTTTGCTGATGGGGGCCCGCGGTAATTCAGGGGTTATCCTGTCCCAGTTGTTCCGTGGCTTCAGCCGTTACGCTGCCCCATACGAGGAATTGAATACCCTTCAGTTCGCATCGGCATTGCAGAGCGGGGTGGATGCGGCCTACAAGGCGGTGGTTAAGCCGGTGGAGGGTACAATTCTTACCGTGGCGAAGGAAGCGGCTAAGCATGCTGTTTTTTTCTCGCGCCGGACGAACGACATCACGGAACTGATGGAAGAAGTGCTTGCTAAAGCGAAGGAAACGCTTGCCGTGACGCAGGACATGCTCCCGGTACTGAAGCAAGTGGGAGTTGTGGACTCGGGTGGACAAGGGCTTGTGTATATTTATGAAGGATTTATGCAATATCTCGCAAGCGGTCTGGTGACAGCTACAGCTGCAAAAGGCGATAAGGTGCGTCCCGTTTTTCCTCCTCAGGTAGCCGGGAGACCTACGGCAGTTGCGCCTTCCCCGGATGCGCCGATTTCAGCGCAAGCGAAGCTCGAAACCGAGGATATTGAATTTTTGTATGATATGGAGTTTTTTATCAATCGGCAATTGGGCGGAGCGCAAGGTACGGCCTTTGATGAGGAAGTTTTCCGGAAAGCGTTATCAGTTGATGGTGATTCTATTATCGTAATTTCAGACGATGACGTTATTAAGGTTCATGTGCATTCCAAAGCTCCGGGTGAAGTGTTGAATCTGGCACTGCGTTACGGGGAAATTACACAGATCCGTATTCTGAATATGCGCGAGCAACATCGTGATTTGTTGTCGGCAGGTATGGATGGTGCTCCTGAGCCTGAGTGGTTTGCTGAAATACCAGCAGAGCCTGTACGTGAGGAGGAGCCCTCAGTGCCTCCGGCTCATGAACTGGCACCCTTTGGTTTTATCGCTGTGGCTTCTGGTGAAGGAATTGCCGATATTTTCAGAAGCTTGGGCGTCGATGTTGTGCTTACCGGCGGTCAGACCATGAATCCGAGTACAGAGGATTTTGTCAATGCGGCACGCTCGATTGCGGCTCAACATATTTTCATTCTTCCGAATAATTCCAATATCATTTTGGCGGCAGAGCAGGCGCGTGAACTACTGGAGATGGAACGCTTGGTGTCGGTTATCCCAAGCAAAACGATTCCTCAGGGGATTGCGGCGGCATTTGCTTTTCAGGAGGAAGAATCCTTTGAGACCAATCAGGATAATATGCGAGAAGCGGTCAGCCGTGTGAAATCCGGACAGGTGACCTATGCGGTACGGGATACGACGCTTGATGACCTGCACATTAGGGCAGGCCATTATATCGGTATTCAAGATTCCAAAATTGTGGCGACAGAGGAAGAGTTAGTCGCAACGTCCCGTCTTTTGCTGACGAAAATGCTGGTGAATGGTGATGAAATTGTTACGATTCTCACAGGTTCGGATGCGAAGCAAGAAGACACAGATCAGCTCGTTGCATGGCTTGGAGAGCATTATTCGGATGCTGAAGTAGAAGTGCATGAAGGTGGTCAGCCGATCTATCCTTATTTGTTCTCAGTGGAAAGCTGA